A single region of the Fusobacterium sp. genome encodes:
- a CDS encoding acyl CoA:acetate/3-ketoacid CoA transferase, which produces MGKVKVLQPSEAAALVKDGVNIVTSGFVGSCCPETLSEALEKRFLETGHPNNLNLYYVSAQGNKGGRGAGHFAHKGMIKRVVGGHWNMTPGLGELSMKNEIEAYNFPQGTLSQLFRDIAGKRIGTITHVGLNTFVDPRIEGGKLNEITTEDLVEVINIKGQEKLLYKAFPVDVCFLRGTYADENGNISMDKEIATLEMTAIAQACKNSGGIVIVQVEKIVEAGSLNPKLVKIPKIYVDAVVVSKPEEHEQCFGCEYDSSMAGLTRVPLSSLPPVELDAKKIIARRAAMELQENSVVNLGIGIPEFISCVANEEGIGDKMTLTVEAGAIGGVPQGGMRFGGSVNPECILDEPYQFDFYDGGGIDQAFLGLAQTDENGNINVSKFSGRVVGCGGFINISQNAKKVYFCGIFTTKGLKQEVQNGKLVIVQEGTSKKFVKEVEQITFSGIYARKIKQPVMYITERAVFELKEDGVYITEIAPGISYEKDILPHMDFEPKILQEGIKLMDERIFKDEIMELK; this is translated from the coding sequence ATGGGAAAAGTGAAAGTGTTACAGCCATCAGAAGCAGCTGCTTTAGTTAAGGATGGAGTAAATATAGTTACAAGTGGGTTTGTTGGAAGCTGCTGCCCAGAAACTTTAAGTGAAGCGTTGGAAAAAAGATTTTTGGAAACTGGCCATCCAAATAATCTTAATCTATATTATGTTTCTGCTCAAGGAAATAAAGGAGGAAGAGGAGCAGGGCATTTTGCACACAAAGGAATGATAAAAAGAGTTGTTGGCGGTCATTGGAATATGACTCCAGGTCTTGGAGAACTTTCAATGAAGAATGAAATAGAAGCATACAATTTTCCTCAGGGAACTTTATCACAGTTATTTAGAGATATAGCTGGAAAAAGGATAGGGACAATAACTCATGTTGGGTTGAATACATTTGTTGACCCAAGAATTGAAGGGGGAAAATTAAATGAAATAACTACAGAAGATTTAGTTGAGGTTATTAATATAAAGGGACAGGAAAAACTTTTATATAAGGCATTTCCAGTAGATGTATGCTTTCTGAGAGGAACTTATGCAGATGAAAATGGAAATATCAGTATGGATAAAGAGATAGCAACTCTGGAAATGACAGCTATTGCTCAAGCTTGTAAAAATTCTGGAGGAATAGTCATAGTTCAAGTAGAGAAAATAGTTGAAGCTGGTTCTCTTAATCCTAAACTTGTTAAAATACCTAAAATTTATGTAGATGCTGTTGTTGTTTCTAAACCAGAAGAGCATGAACAATGTTTTGGCTGTGAATATGATTCTAGTATGGCTGGTCTTACAAGAGTTCCACTTTCTAGCTTGCCTCCAGTAGAATTGGATGCCAAAAAAATAATTGCTCGTAGAGCAGCAATGGAATTACAAGAAAATTCAGTTGTAAATCTAGGAATAGGGATTCCTGAATTTATTTCCTGTGTTGCAAATGAAGAGGGAATAGGAGATAAGATGACTCTTACAGTTGAAGCAGGAGCAATAGGTGGAGTTCCTCAGGGAGGAATGCGTTTTGGAGGTTCAGTAAACCCTGAGTGTATTCTTGATGAACCTTATCAATTTGATTTTTATGATGGTGGTGGAATAGATCAAGCATTTCTAGGACTTGCTCAGACAGATGAAAATGGAAATATAAATGTAAGTAAATTTTCTGGAAGAGTTGTAGGATGTGGTGGTTTTATAAATATTAGTCAAAATGCTAAAAAAGTATATTTTTGTGGAATCTTCACTACAAAAGGGTTAAAGCAGGAAGTACAAAATGGTAAATTAGTTATTGTTCAAGAGGGAACTTCAAAGAAATTTGTAAAAGAAGTGGAACAGATAACATTCAGCGGAATATATGCAAGAAAAATAAAACAACCTGTGATGTATATAACAGAAAGAGCTGTATTTGAATTGAAGGAAGATGGAGTATATATTACAGAAATTGCTCCAGGAATCAGCTATGAAAAAGATATTCTTCCTCATATGGATTTTGAACCAAAAATACTTCAAGAGGGAATAAAATTAATGGATGAGAGAATATTTAAAGATGAAATAATGGAACTTAAATAA
- a CDS encoding acyl-CoA dehydrogenase family protein gives MYDLRLSEEQQRICQMVREFSEKEVAPGAKERDLNEDFLGTRDILKKMGKLGLMGLPYAKEYGGAGLGYVEYALAGFELNKVDASVGISYSVHISLGSGPIYNFGNEEQKKKYLPKLCSGEYIAAFGLTEPCAGSDAGASQCTAVLQGDKYILNGTKCFTTNGEFADVIIVFAMTDPSQGTKGISAFIVEPKNFPGIKFVKREKKMGIRASVQNVIEMENLEVPKENLLGKEGSGFKIAMATLDSGRIGVAAHATGIAKGAYEYALNYSKERVQFGKPIAKQQVIAFKLADMYAKIEAAEAVTLKAAWVKDQHESYSIPAAVAKLTATNTAMEVTTEAVQVLGGTGFTMDHPVERMMRDSKITQIYEGTNEIQKLVISGGILR, from the coding sequence ATGTATGATTTAAGATTATCAGAAGAACAGCAAAGAATATGTCAAATGGTTAGAGAATTTTCAGAAAAAGAAGTAGCACCAGGAGCAAAAGAAAGAGATTTAAATGAAGATTTTTTAGGAACAAGAGATATTTTAAAGAAAATGGGAAAATTAGGTCTTATGGGACTTCCATATGCAAAAGAATATGGAGGAGCAGGACTTGGATATGTAGAATATGCACTGGCAGGTTTTGAATTAAATAAAGTAGACGCTTCAGTAGGAATTTCTTACTCTGTACATATTTCATTAGGAAGTGGACCAATATATAATTTTGGAAATGAGGAGCAAAAGAAAAAATATTTACCTAAATTATGTTCAGGAGAATATATAGCAGCATTTGGACTGACTGAACCTTGTGCAGGAAGCGACGCTGGAGCAAGTCAGTGTACAGCAGTATTACAGGGAGACAAATATATATTGAATGGAACTAAATGCTTTACAACAAATGGAGAATTTGCAGATGTTATCATAGTATTTGCAATGACTGATCCATCACAAGGAACAAAAGGAATTTCGGCATTTATAGTTGAGCCTAAAAATTTCCCAGGAATAAAATTTGTAAAGAGAGAAAAGAAAATGGGAATCAGAGCATCAGTTCAAAATGTCATAGAAATGGAAAATTTAGAAGTACCTAAAGAAAACTTATTAGGAAAAGAAGGAAGTGGATTTAAAATTGCTATGGCAACTTTAGATAGTGGAAGAATAGGTGTAGCAGCTCATGCTACTGGAATAGCAAAAGGAGCATATGAATATGCACTGAATTATTCAAAAGAGAGAGTACAGTTTGGAAAACCAATAGCAAAACAACAGGTAATTGCTTTTAAACTGGCAGATATGTATGCTAAGATAGAAGCAGCAGAAGCAGTAACATTGAAAGCAGCATGGGTAAAGGATCAGCATGAATCATACAGCATTCCAGCAGCAGTAGCTAAATTAACAGCAACAAATACTGCAATGGAAGTAACAACAGAAGCAGTTCAAGTACTGGGAGGAACAGGATTTACAATGGATCATCCAGTAGAAAGAATGATGAGAGATTCAAAAATTACTCAAATTTATGAGGGAACAAATGAGATACAGAAACTTGTTATCTCAGGAGGAATTTTAAGATAA
- a CDS encoding electron transfer flavoprotein: MKILVLIRETFPTDELLTEKNLKEKRILNPYDEYALFQAKKIKEKSEGEIVCLFLSHRKTQYGLRTALGLGGDRGIFVYYPQKNIEEIAEALAREIKEEKYDAILMGNRDVNDDREELPSRLGVLLGLPIYSHLLSIDYQDFHFLAKREREETIDTIKILKNGIFAFSQNVYEPEYPSISSIMSIKDKAVRDIYYENIISREDEKIVYQDIYRRLEIYKNITAEKGTEELLNYMKKWKLID, translated from the coding sequence ATGAAAATATTAGTTTTGATTCGTGAAACTTTTCCTACAGATGAACTTTTAACAGAGAAAAATTTAAAAGAGAAAAGAATATTAAATCCTTATGATGAATATGCATTGTTTCAAGCTAAAAAAATAAAAGAAAAATCTGAGGGAGAGATAGTATGCCTATTTTTATCTCATAGAAAAACCCAGTATGGCTTAAGAACTGCCTTAGGACTTGGAGGAGACAGAGGTATTTTTGTATATTATCCTCAAAAGAATATTGAAGAAATAGCAGAAGCTTTGGCAAGAGAGATAAAAGAAGAAAAATACGACGCTATTTTGATGGGAAACAGAGATGTTAATGATGATAGAGAAGAGCTTCCAAGCAGACTAGGAGTTTTATTAGGACTCCCTATTTACTCTCATTTGCTTTCAATTGATTATCAAGATTTTCATTTTTTAGCTAAAAGGGAGAGAGAAGAAACAATAGATACAATCAAAATTTTAAAGAATGGTATTTTTGCATTCAGCCAAAATGTATATGAACCAGAATATCCTTCAATCAGCAGTATTATGTCAATCAAAGATAAGGCAGTAAGAGATATTTATTATGAAAATATTATTTCCAGAGAAGATGAAAAAATTGTATATCAGGATATTTATAGGAGATTGGAAATTTACAAGAATATAACAGCAGAAAAAGGAACAGAAGAGTTATTAAATTATATGAAAAAATGGAAGTTGATTGACTAA
- a CDS encoding electron transfer flavoprotein subunit alpha/FixB family protein, with translation MNILLYLHGNIDLSEKIQELINIACLWKRITNGRLYITISKEKKLSIKNKLEEWEIDKIFILEDSKEDTLKKTSSFFEKISKMINIDCIVMGNSIFERELAPYIASIYQWQFVPNIIDFKIEGKDILWKRFLYGTRAIQKFTTDSSSIVVTVSSNIYKKDERRAMAKHVEYVNVSTEEETEILFTVESVEQKILQKHPLENAKMVIGVGKGIKNKENFLMIEELADLLGATIGVTRSVVDNGWRPEYEKIGQTGKIIKPELYLGFGISGAMQHMAGVRQARHIIMVNNNPNAESFRSSDFGIVADLFDVIPRIIKFIKNKKSL, from the coding sequence ATGAATATATTACTCTATCTTCATGGAAATATAGATTTATCAGAAAAGATTCAAGAATTGATTAATATTGCCTGTTTATGGAAGAGGATAACAAATGGAAGATTATACATAACTATTTCAAAAGAAAAGAAATTATCAATAAAAAATAAACTTGAAGAATGGGAAATTGATAAAATATTTATTTTAGAAGACAGTAAAGAAGATACTTTAAAAAAAACAAGTTCATTCTTTGAGAAAATTTCAAAGATGATAAATATTGACTGTATAGTAATGGGAAATTCAATTTTTGAAAGAGAGTTGGCACCATATATAGCAAGCATATATCAATGGCAATTTGTTCCTAATATTATAGATTTTAAAATTGAAGGAAAGGATATTTTATGGAAAAGATTCCTATATGGAACAAGGGCAATACAAAAATTTACAACAGACAGTAGTTCTATTGTGGTTACAGTATCTTCTAATATATATAAAAAAGATGAGAGAAGAGCTATGGCAAAGCATGTAGAATATGTAAATGTAAGTACAGAAGAAGAAACTGAAATTTTATTTACAGTAGAATCAGTAGAGCAAAAAATACTCCAGAAGCATCCTTTGGAAAATGCTAAGATGGTTATTGGAGTAGGAAAAGGAATTAAAAACAAAGAGAATTTTTTGATGATTGAGGAACTGGCAGATCTTCTGGGAGCAACTATAGGAGTAACCAGATCTGTAGTAGATAATGGCTGGCGACCTGAATATGAAAAAATAGGGCAGACAGGAAAAATTATCAAACCTGAATTGTATCTTGGATTTGGAATATCAGGGGCAATGCAGCATATGGCAGGGGTAAGGCAAGCAAGGCATATTATTATGGTAAATAATAATCCTAATGCAGAATCATTTCGTTCATCAGATTTTGGAATTGTAGCAGATTTATTTGATGTCATTCCTAGAATTATAAAGTTTATAAAAAATAAAAAATCTTTATAA
- a CDS encoding sigma-54 interaction domain-containing protein gives MENKNKYLHLHIFERVSSMTDDGFIVVNRAGEVIHINEKYCNFLGTTKEKALEKSILNIIPNSKMLEVMEKRYCEECVIQTYILGVEKEGSAIVSRSFVENEEGEVIAGVAQIKFRLQTLDVAKKLMKEYAELEYYKEEYINAAKENYCFDKIVGKSQSFLTVKKIGLKASKTNFPVLITGKTGTGKEVFARAIHTSGDRADKPMISINCAAIPEALLESELFGYEEGSFTGAKKGGKKGKFFIANGGTIFLDEIGDMPLPMQGKLLRVLQEKEIDPVGSVNSIPIDVRIIAATRKNLPEMIEKELFREDLYYRLNVINIEMPSLSERKEDILELAGYFLTKLNLEYKTVKGFSKEVKNCLKNYLWPGNIRELDNVIKSAYAINDNFLIELEDLPAKMYNKRYSDIENKNLDFQEKIDSYEKLLIEEFLKKYHWNCSETAEKMGIHRSVLYKKIKKFNIKKS, from the coding sequence ATGGAAAATAAAAATAAATATCTACATCTTCATATTTTTGAGAGAGTATCTTCTATGACAGATGATGGCTTTATTGTTGTAAATAGAGCTGGTGAAGTTATTCATATCAATGAAAAATATTGTAATTTTTTAGGTACAACTAAGGAAAAAGCTCTTGAGAAATCAATTCTCAATATTATTCCAAACAGTAAAATGCTTGAAGTAATGGAAAAACGCTATTGTGAGGAATGTGTTATCCAAACTTATATCTTGGGAGTTGAAAAAGAAGGGTCTGCTATTGTAAGCCGTTCATTTGTTGAAAATGAAGAGGGAGAAGTTATAGCTGGAGTAGCTCAGATAAAATTCAGACTTCAAACTCTTGATGTTGCTAAAAAATTAATGAAAGAATATGCTGAACTTGAATACTATAAAGAAGAATACATTAATGCTGCCAAAGAAAACTATTGTTTTGATAAAATAGTAGGAAAATCACAGTCTTTTCTTACTGTAAAAAAAATTGGTTTAAAAGCTTCTAAAACAAACTTTCCTGTTCTTATTACTGGTAAAACTGGAACAGGAAAAGAAGTATTTGCTAGAGCTATTCATACAAGTGGTGATAGAGCTGATAAACCTATGATAAGTATAAATTGTGCTGCTATCCCAGAAGCTCTTTTAGAATCTGAATTATTTGGATATGAAGAAGGATCTTTCACAGGAGCAAAAAAAGGTGGAAAAAAAGGGAAGTTTTTTATTGCCAATGGAGGTACAATATTTTTAGATGAAATTGGAGATATGCCTCTTCCTATGCAAGGAAAACTTTTAAGAGTTCTCCAAGAAAAAGAAATTGACCCTGTTGGAAGTGTCAATTCTATCCCTATTGATGTAAGAATTATTGCAGCTACAAGAAAAAATCTTCCCGAAATGATTGAAAAAGAATTATTTAGAGAGGATTTATATTACAGATTAAATGTTATAAATATAGAGATGCCTTCTCTAAGTGAAAGAAAAGAAGATATCTTGGAACTTGCAGGTTATTTTCTAACTAAACTGAATCTTGAATACAAAACTGTAAAAGGTTTTTCAAAGGAAGTAAAAAACTGCCTTAAAAATTATCTATGGCCTGGAAATATCAGAGAACTAGACAATGTTATAAAAAGTGCTTATGCAATAAATGATAATTTTTTAATTGAACTTGAAGATCTTCCAGCAAAAATGTACAATAAACGATACTCTGATATTGAAAATAAAAATCTAGATTTTCAGGAAAAAATAGATTCCTATGAAAAACTTCTTATAGAAGAATTTTTAAAAAAATACCATTGGAACTGTAGCGAAACAGCAGAGAAAATGGGAATCCACAGAAGTGTTCTCTATAAAAAAATTAAAAAATTCAATATAAAGAAAAGTTAA
- a CDS encoding sigma-54 interaction domain-containing protein: protein MDLLNKIKDGISKYAETISQVINIDVEIMSKDLMRIAGTGRLKEKVGLDMTGESHVYEHVLKTGNTEIILSPREEEICQTCPSKYTCTEVLEISTPIMFNSEPIGVIGLICFNEKQKEEFISKKDSYIKFLQQIALFISSRVYEANEKIMIENNNKVLMNIVDRIPDSIIITNEHDKIELINEKGIALFKLTDYEHKLIVSPIKNFLDKKEFSLSYANISHDVVGDIIYFPKNMGRFRTLYIFQEAEKFKTYLQQLNYNFSKEFIFNSQEMEAVYSKIRKVAKTTSTVLITGESGTGKEVAAKAIHMNSNRADMPLIAVNCGAIPDTLMESEFFGYVKGAFTGANPKGKVGFFQQADKGTIFLDEIGDMPLSLQVKLLRVLQEKTISPVGSDKIKEIDIRIIAATNKNLESLVAEGKFREDLYYRLNVFPIDIPALRERPKDIEDLTNFFIAKYSHLFNIPIRRLSNEVMSIFLSYSWPGNIRELKNITEYIINVLEERDLMITVKHLPPKLTNSLDIKGTKTLAEMEKEAIESLLLKYGRSSKDKVKVAKTLDISLATLYRKLKLYNL from the coding sequence ATGGATTTATTAAATAAAATAAAAGATGGTATATCAAAGTATGCTGAAACTATTTCTCAGGTAATAAATATAGATGTGGAAATCATGAGTAAAGACCTTATGAGAATAGCAGGTACTGGAAGACTGAAAGAAAAAGTAGGTCTTGATATGACTGGAGAATCTCATGTTTATGAGCATGTTTTAAAAACTGGAAATACAGAAATCATTCTCTCTCCTAGAGAAGAGGAAATATGCCAGACCTGCCCTTCAAAATATACCTGTACAGAAGTATTAGAAATATCTACTCCTATTATGTTTAATTCTGAACCTATTGGGGTTATAGGCTTGATATGCTTTAATGAAAAACAAAAAGAAGAATTCATCTCAAAAAAAGATTCATACATAAAATTTTTACAACAGATAGCTTTATTTATAAGTTCCAGAGTATATGAAGCCAATGAAAAAATAATGATAGAAAACAATAATAAAGTTCTCATGAATATAGTTGACAGAATTCCTGATTCTATTATTATAACCAATGAACATGATAAAATTGAACTTATTAATGAAAAAGGGATAGCTCTTTTTAAACTTACGGACTACGAACATAAGCTTATAGTTTCACCTATAAAAAATTTTCTTGATAAGAAAGAATTTTCTCTTTCTTATGCAAATATTTCACATGATGTTGTGGGAGATATAATCTATTTTCCCAAAAATATGGGAAGATTCAGAACTTTGTATATATTTCAAGAAGCTGAAAAATTTAAAACATATCTTCAACAATTAAATTACAATTTTTCAAAAGAATTTATTTTCAATTCTCAGGAAATGGAAGCTGTATATTCAAAAATAAGAAAAGTTGCCAAAACAACATCAACAGTTCTCATTACAGGAGAAAGTGGAACTGGAAAGGAAGTGGCTGCAAAAGCTATTCATATGAACAGCAACAGGGCTGATATGCCTCTCATTGCAGTCAATTGCGGAGCTATTCCAGATACTCTTATGGAAAGTGAGTTCTTCGGATATGTAAAGGGAGCTTTTACAGGAGCAAACCCAAAAGGAAAAGTGGGATTTTTTCAACAAGCAGATAAGGGAACTATATTTTTAGATGAAATTGGAGATATGCCTTTGTCCCTTCAGGTAAAACTTTTAAGAGTGCTTCAAGAGAAAACTATTTCACCTGTTGGTTCTGATAAGATAAAAGAAATAGATATAAGAATTATTGCTGCTACCAATAAAAATTTAGAATCTCTTGTTGCTGAAGGTAAATTCAGAGAAGATCTCTACTACAGATTAAATGTCTTCCCAATAGACATCCCTGCTTTAAGGGAAAGACCTAAAGATATAGAAGATTTAACAAATTTCTTCATTGCTAAGTATTCTCATCTTTTCAATATTCCTATAAGGAGACTTTCAAATGAAGTTATGTCTATTTTTCTTTCTTACAGCTGGCCTGGAAATATAAGAGAACTAAAAAATATAACTGAATATATAATAAATGTTTTAGAAGAAAGAGATTTGATGATAACTGTAAAACATTTACCACCAAAACTTACAAATTCTCTTGATATAAAAGGAACAAAAACTTTAGCTGAAATGGAAAAAGAAGCTATTGAAAGTCTTCTCTTAAAATATGGGCGTTCATCTAAAGATAAGGTTAAAGTAGCTAAAACATTGGATATAAGCCTTGCTACTCTTTATAGAAAATTAAAATTATACAATTTATAA
- the dpaL gene encoding diaminopropionate ammonia-lyase, translating into MELLKWVHNKKSRNAEYKKSELSGFSSEEMKEVYEFHKSLPDYQATPLVDLKTLASYYGVKKVWLKDESKRFGLNAFKVLGGSYAIGKYLSKKLNRDMKDLPFNVLISDEVKKQLGDVTFVTATDGNHGRGVAWMAARLRQKSVVYMPKGSAQMRFDAIAKEGADVTITDLNYDDAVRLANKGAQDHGWIMVQDTAWDGYEEIPLWIMQGYSTIINEVIEQLEAAKEERPTHVFLQAGVGSFAGAVQGYLAHLYGDDRPVTVICEPHGANCIYKSMEANDGNPHNVSGDLTTIMAGLACGEPNTISWKILRDNADFSVSCDDQIAARGMRVLSSPIGNDARVISGESGAVGLGLFTILSEKKAEYKELMKQLKIDENSRILCISTEGDTDVEGFKNVVWDGAYPNK; encoded by the coding sequence TTGGAACTACTAAAATGGGTACACAATAAAAAAAGCAGAAATGCTGAATATAAAAAATCTGAACTTTCAGGTTTCAGCTCTGAGGAAATGAAAGAGGTTTATGAATTTCATAAAAGTCTCCCTGATTATCAGGCTACTCCTTTAGTTGATTTAAAAACTCTTGCTTCATACTATGGTGTTAAAAAAGTATGGCTGAAGGATGAATCTAAAAGATTTGGTCTTAATGCTTTCAAAGTCCTTGGAGGTTCATATGCTATTGGTAAATATCTTAGTAAAAAACTTAATAGAGATATGAAAGATCTTCCTTTTAATGTACTTATCTCTGATGAAGTAAAAAAACAGCTTGGAGATGTTACTTTTGTTACTGCTACTGATGGTAACCATGGTAGAGGTGTTGCATGGATGGCTGCAAGACTTAGACAGAAATCTGTTGTATATATGCCTAAAGGTTCAGCTCAAATGAGATTTGATGCTATTGCTAAAGAAGGAGCAGATGTAACTATAACTGATCTTAACTATGATGATGCTGTAAGACTTGCTAACAAAGGTGCGCAGGATCATGGTTGGATAATGGTACAGGATACTGCATGGGATGGATATGAAGAGATACCTCTATGGATAATGCAGGGATATTCAACAATAATAAATGAAGTTATAGAACAACTTGAAGCTGCAAAAGAGGAAAGACCAACTCATGTATTTCTTCAAGCAGGAGTAGGATCATTCGCAGGGGCAGTGCAGGGATATCTGGCACATCTTTATGGAGATGACAGACCAGTTACTGTTATCTGTGAACCTCATGGTGCTAACTGTATATATAAATCTATGGAAGCCAATGATGGAAACCCTCATAATGTATCTGGAGACCTTACTACTATAATGGCAGGACTTGCATGCGGAGAACCAAATACTATCAGCTGGAAAATATTAAGAGATAATGCAGACTTCTCTGTATCATGTGATGACCAGATTGCAGCTAGAGGAATGAGAGTATTATCAAGCCCTATTGGAAATGATGCAAGAGTTATTTCAGGAGAATCAGGAGCTGTAGGGTTGGGACTGTTCACTATACTTTCAGAAAAGAAAGCAGAATATAAAGAACTTATGAAGCAACTTAAAATAGATGAAAATTCAAGAATTCTCTGCATCAGTACTGAAGGAGATACAGATGTAGAGGGATTCAAAAATGTAGTGTGGGATGGAGCTTATCCAAACAAATAA